CGGCCCTGGTGGCCAGCGTCGCGGCCTCCACAGCGGCGTCGCTCCGGATCCGGGAGAGCGACAGGGCCCCCGTGATGGCGGAGCGTTGATCCGCTGCCGCCACCGCGGTCGCCTGGAAAGCATGTCCCCGCGATCGGGTGGCGCGTGAGTCCGCCTCGGCCAGGAAGGCGGACATCTCAGAGTCGGTCAGTGGGGCGTCGGTCAGGACGTCGCACCCACACAGACCGGTGAGACCGGCGAGCAGGAGGCAGACGGCTGTCCGACGTCGGGGACCGAGTAGCGACATACTCGGAATGTAACGGCCCGCTCGCGTACTGCGATCACGCTCCGGACACGAAGAGGGCCGTAGGGTCTCAAAGCGATGACGTATCGACCCCGGCCGTCACCGCCTCGGCGATGGCGTCACCGATCTGGCTGGTGGAGCGCTGGGCGCCGCCGCGCCGAGTGGCCATGTCCGCAGTGACTCCGGCCTCGACCTTCGCCGCGACTTCGGGCAGCCCGAGGTGGTCGAGCATGAGGGCCACCGCGCTGATCGTGGCGGTCGGGTCCGCCTTGCCCTGACCGGCGATGTCCGGGGCCGAGCCGTGGACGGGCTCGAACATGGAGGGGAAGGCCCTCTCGGGATTGATGTTGCCCGAGGCCGACAGGCCGATGCCGCCGGTGACGGCGCCGGCCTCATCGGTGAGGATGTCTCCGAAGAGGTTGTCGGTGACGATGACGTCGAAGCGGCCGGGGTCGGTCACCATGTAGATGGTGGCGGCGTCCACGTGGCAGTAGTCGACGGCGACCTCGGGGTACTCGGTGCCGACGGCCTCCACGGTGCGCCGCCACAGGTCGCCGGCGTGGACGAGCACGTTGTGCTTGTGGACGAGGGTGAGGTGCTTCGCCGCCCTGGCCTGGGCCTTGGCGAAGGCGTAGCGGACCAGGCGCTCCACCCCGTAGGCCGTGTTGACGCTGACCTCGGTGGCGATCTCGTGCGCCGTGCCCTGGCGCACGACGCCGCCATTACCGCAGTAGAGGCCCTCGGTGCCCTCGCGCACCACGACGAAGTCGATGTCGCCGGGATCGGCCAACGGCGTCGGCACGCCCGGGTAGTACACCGAGGGACGCAGGTTGACGTAGTGGTCCAAGGCGAAGCGCAGGCGCAGGAGCAGACCGCGCTCGAGCACGCCGGAGGGGACGGAGGGATCGCCGACGGCTCCCAGCAGAATGGCGTCATGGGCCTTGATGGCCTCGAGATCCTCATCGGTGAGGGTCTGGCCGGTGCGGTGCCAGCGCTCGGCCCCCAGGTCGAAGGTGGTGGGACGGACCGTGACCCCGGTTCCCTCCAGCGCTCGCTCGAGGACCTTGAGCCCTTCGGGGACGACCTCCTTACCGATGCCGTCACCCGGGATTACTGCCAGCTTGATGGTCTGCGTCATGGGGCCACCTTAGGGCAGGATCAGGATGC
This region of Actinomyces oris genomic DNA includes:
- a CDS encoding 3-isopropylmalate dehydrogenase, giving the protein MTQTIKLAVIPGDGIGKEVVPEGLKVLERALEGTGVTVRPTTFDLGAERWHRTGQTLTDEDLEAIKAHDAILLGAVGDPSVPSGVLERGLLLRLRFALDHYVNLRPSVYYPGVPTPLADPGDIDFVVVREGTEGLYCGNGGVVRQGTAHEIATEVSVNTAYGVERLVRYAFAKAQARAAKHLTLVHKHNVLVHAGDLWRRTVEAVGTEYPEVAVDYCHVDAATIYMVTDPGRFDVIVTDNLFGDILTDEAGAVTGGIGLSASGNINPERAFPSMFEPVHGSAPDIAGQGKADPTATISAVALMLDHLGLPEVAAKVEAGVTADMATRRGGAQRSTSQIGDAIAEAVTAGVDTSSL